A window of Acetonema longum DSM 6540 genomic DNA:
CAAGGGGAGGTTCGGTAATGACATGACCGTCTTGGAGAGAACCGGTAAGACCATAGAGGAGGCAGTTCAGGCTGGGCTGGCCGAACTGAAGCTGCCGATGCAGCGTATTGAATACGAAGTATTGGAAGCGCCGAGCAAGGGTATATTCGGTTTAATCGGCCAGAAGCCTGCAAGGGTACGTATCACGGTCAAGAAGGTAGATGTGCTTGCTGCTGCGACAGAATTTTTGCAGAATGTGTTTGCTTCGATGCAATTGCCGTCCATCACCATTGAGAAGATGACCCAAAAAGACGAGGACGGACTCGTGTTGAATATTCACGGCAATAATCTGGGCATCCTGATCGGAAAACATGGGCAAACACTGGATGCGCTGCAGTATCTGACTAATATGGCGGCCAATAAGGACGCCGGCGAAAGAGTCAAAATCGTTCTTGATGTGGAAGACTATCGTAAGCGGCGGGCAGAAACTCTGACCAGCCTGGCGATCCGTTTAGCCAACCAGGTTAAACGCCGGGGTGAAAAAGTTGTTTTAGAGCCGATGAGCCCTTTGGAGCGGAAAATTATTCATATGGCTTTACAGGATGATCCCCGGGTCACGACATACAGCGAAGGTGAAGAGCCATACCGCAAAGTAATCATAGCATTAAAAAAATAGGTTTTGGCTAATAATAAACCAGTAAACCCAGTAATGATTTTATTACTGGGTTTTAACATACGTAACGGTGGTTGAGGTGAAGGCTTTGGTTCAGGCATTTCAGCACTCTATGGATGATACAATCAGCGCGATAGCTACAGCGCCGGGGGAAGGCGGGATTGGAATTGTCCGGCTCAGCGGTCCGGCTGCTCTGGTTATTGCCGGGAAATTATTCCGCGGCATTAAGGACCGCCGGATTCAGGCTATTAAATCCTATCAGGCGGCTTATGGCAATATTGTCGACCCGGATACCGGCCAAGCCGTGGATGAAGCTTTGGTTCTGGTGATGCGTAATCCTCATTCCTATACTAAGGAAGATGTGGTGGAGATACAGTGTCACGGCGGTATGGTCCCTTTGCGCCGTATTTTGGAGCTGACGGTTCAGGCAGGGGCCAGAATTGCCGAACCGGGGGAATTTACCAAACGGGCTTTCCTGAACGGCAGGCTGGATCTGTCCCAGGCGGAAGCCGTCATTGACGTGATCCGGGCCAAAACCGACGCTTCTCTGAAAATGGCGGTGGGTCAGTTAAACGGGGCGGTTTCGCAAAAAGTGCAAGGGCTGCGTCAGGAACTGCTGGCGATGATTGCCCATTTGGAGGCGGCCATTGATTTCCCGGAAGAGGATATTGATGCAGTAGCTGTGGATAGAGTACAAGCCTCTGTCAATCAGGTTCTGGTTACAGTCAATGCTATGCTGGCTACGGCGTCAACCGGCCAAATCCTGCGGGAAGGATTGGCCACCGTGATCATCGGTAAGCCCAATGTGGGCAAATCCAGTTTATTAAATGCCCTGTCCGGCCAAAACCGGGCTATTGTTACCGACATACCCGGCACGACCCGGGATATCATCGAAGAATATGTCAATATCCGGGGGATTCCCTTGCGAGTGCTGGACACCGCCGGCA
This region includes:
- the jag gene encoding RNA-binding cell elongation regulator Jag/EloR, whose amino-acid sequence is MTVLERTGKTIEEAVQAGLAELKLPMQRIEYEVLEAPSKGIFGLIGQKPARVRITVKKVDVLAAATEFLQNVFASMQLPSITIEKMTQKDEDGLVLNIHGNNLGILIGKHGQTLDALQYLTNMAANKDAGERVKIVLDVEDYRKRRAETLTSLAIRLANQVKRRGEKVVLEPMSPLERKIIHMALQDDPRVTTYSEGEEPYRKVIIALKK
- the mnmE gene encoding tRNA uridine-5-carboxymethylaminomethyl(34) synthesis GTPase MnmE; protein product: MDDTISAIATAPGEGGIGIVRLSGPAALVIAGKLFRGIKDRRIQAIKSYQAAYGNIVDPDTGQAVDEALVLVMRNPHSYTKEDVVEIQCHGGMVPLRRILELTVQAGARIAEPGEFTKRAFLNGRLDLSQAEAVIDVIRAKTDASLKMAVGQLNGAVSQKVQGLRQELLAMIAHLEAAIDFPEEDIDAVAVDRVQASVNQVLVTVNAMLATASTGQILREGLATVIIGKPNVGKSSLLNALSGQNRAIVTDIPGTTRDIIEEYVNIRGIPLRVLDTAGIRDTADAVEQIGVERAKASLEQADLILLVLDASTPLTTEDRQVITFLTGRKGIVLVNKSDLPAVWDIAEIQTGIGGTRIISLSIQQGSGLDRLEQAIVDMVYSGSLILGEGGIVNNVRHIMILRQAKSHLEAALATICQGMPLDCISIDIRAAWEKLGEITGDTLGEDIIDKIFSEFCIGK